A stretch of Gymnodinialimonas phycosphaerae DNA encodes these proteins:
- the phaZ gene encoding polyhydroxyalkanoate depolymerase, which produces MRQLLTYDLMESMRVTNQWMGASARALCSYPQLGLSANPFIQLTAAWGEVTERSFARMAAKPDWGISSIPGDDGRDHVVTIETVMERPFGDLIRFDVQGREPTGRKILLVAPMSGHYATLLRKTVKSLLPDCDVYITDWHNARDIPVSEGKFDIEDYTHYLVDFMREMGPDTNVIAVCQPAPLALAATAYLAEEDPKAQPRTLTLIGGPIDPDAAATDVTDFGRRVTMGSLEKFVIQRVGFKYAGAGRLVYPGIQQLASFMAMNAETHAKAFTDQVVAVSKGEASDHDKHNIFYDEYLAVMDMTAEFYLSTVERIFKNREIAKNIFVVDGKQVDIGKITSVAVKTVEGGKDDISAPGQCVAALDMLTGLPDEKKANYIEPEAGHYGIFAGKSWRNNIRPLVLEFIDANSGDEKHAKPHAPRLVEDDPVENVAV; this is translated from the coding sequence ATGCGACAGCTTCTCACCTATGACCTAATGGAATCAATGCGCGTCACCAACCAATGGATGGGCGCATCGGCCCGCGCGTTGTGCAGTTACCCACAACTGGGCCTTTCCGCGAACCCCTTCATCCAGCTTACCGCCGCCTGGGGCGAAGTGACCGAGCGCTCGTTCGCGCGCATGGCGGCCAAGCCCGATTGGGGCATCAGTTCGATCCCCGGCGACGATGGCCGTGACCACGTGGTCACCATCGAGACGGTGATGGAGCGCCCCTTCGGCGACCTGATCCGCTTCGACGTTCAGGGCCGAGAGCCCACGGGCCGCAAGATCCTGCTTGTTGCGCCAATGTCCGGCCACTACGCGACGCTGCTGCGCAAGACCGTGAAATCGCTGCTGCCCGATTGCGACGTCTACATAACCGATTGGCACAATGCGCGCGACATTCCGGTCAGCGAGGGCAAGTTCGATATCGAGGACTACACCCACTACCTTGTCGATTTCATGCGCGAGATGGGGCCTGATACCAATGTCATCGCCGTCTGCCAGCCCGCGCCCCTGGCGCTGGCCGCCACGGCCTACCTGGCCGAGGAAGACCCCAAGGCACAGCCCCGCACCCTGACCCTGATCGGCGGGCCGATCGACCCCGACGCCGCCGCCACGGATGTGACGGACTTCGGCCGCCGCGTCACGATGGGCAGCCTGGAGAAATTCGTGATCCAGCGCGTGGGCTTCAAATACGCTGGCGCGGGCCGCCTCGTCTATCCGGGCATCCAGCAGTTGGCGTCCTTCATGGCGATGAACGCCGAGACCCACGCCAAGGCCTTCACCGATCAAGTCGTCGCCGTGTCCAAGGGCGAGGCCAGCGACCATGACAAGCACAACATCTTCTACGACGAATACCTGGCGGTCATGGACATGACGGCGGAATTCTACCTCTCGACCGTGGAGCGGATCTTCAAGAACCGCGAGATCGCGAAAAACATCTTCGTGGTCGACGGCAAGCAGGTGGATATCGGCAAGATCACTTCCGTCGCCGTGAAAACGGTCGAAGGCGGCAAGGACGACATCTCGGCCCCCGGCCAATGCGTGGCCGCGCTGGACATGCTGACCGGTCTGCCGGACGAGAAGAAGGCCAACTACATCGAGCCCGAAGCCGGGCACTACGGTATCTTCGCGGGCAAGTCCTGGCGTAACAACATCCGGCCCCTGGTGCTGGAGTTCATTGACGCCAATTCCGGCGACGAGAAGCACGCCAAGCCCCACGCGCCGCGTCTGGTCGAAGATGACCCCGTCGAAAACGTCGCGGTCTAA
- the phaC gene encoding class I poly(R)-hydroxyalkanoic acid synthase: MPDDKTDNSATDGGAPDGAEALERLNANLAKVEGLSKRLVAALGQRAPSDQGLQGPSQELYLKAGAAYWADAIANPSKLLEQQAQYWAQAMTQFMEMQDAIATGKMPLLDDDDLPADLAGDKRFANPLWRTHPYFNFVRHQYVLGSDAIRKAVAELEGLDAKDKQRVEFFATQVIELFSPTNYFATNPDALEKAVETEGESLVHGLENLVRDIEAHGGEILPTLADPDAFEVGKNIGTSEGSVVYRNRMMELIQYAPTTETVHKTPLIIFPPWINKFYILDLKPQNSLIKWIVEQGYTLFVVSWKNPDDSYADVGLEDYVEDGYLAAIEQVKEITGQKQVNAVGYCIAGTTLNLTLALMKKRGDKSVKSATFFTTLTDFSQQGEFTPFLQDDFVDAIERQINQDGVLNSYFMSKTMSFLRSKDLIYQPAVRSYMMGEAPPAFDLLYWNGDGTNLPGKMTKQYLRGLCQGNQLADEGFELCGESLSLKDVTVPLCAVACKTDHIAPWVDCFRGVTKMGSRNKTFILSESGHIAGIVNPPSKKKYGHFTNADVKGEAADWFEGASFNEGSWWPQWEAWLAKRSGAQIAARAPGEGGREILAPAPGTYVSEGKKH; this comes from the coding sequence GTGCCAGACGACAAGACAGACAATAGTGCGACAGATGGTGGCGCTCCGGATGGGGCGGAAGCCCTTGAAAGACTGAACGCAAACCTTGCCAAGGTCGAGGGGCTGTCAAAACGCCTCGTGGCGGCATTGGGGCAGCGCGCGCCTTCGGATCAAGGGCTTCAGGGCCCCAGCCAAGAGCTTTACCTGAAGGCAGGTGCGGCCTATTGGGCCGACGCCATCGCCAACCCATCCAAGCTGTTGGAACAGCAGGCGCAGTATTGGGCGCAAGCCATGACCCAGTTCATGGAGATGCAGGACGCAATCGCCACGGGCAAGATGCCCCTGCTGGATGATGACGACCTGCCCGCCGATCTTGCGGGCGACAAGCGTTTTGCCAACCCGCTCTGGCGCACGCATCCCTACTTCAACTTCGTTCGCCACCAATACGTCCTTGGCTCGGACGCGATTCGCAAGGCGGTGGCCGAGTTGGAGGGGCTGGACGCCAAGGACAAGCAGCGCGTCGAATTCTTCGCCACCCAGGTGATCGAGCTGTTTTCGCCCACCAACTACTTCGCCACCAATCCCGACGCGCTTGAAAAGGCGGTCGAGACCGAGGGCGAAAGCCTTGTGCACGGGCTGGAAAACCTGGTGCGTGACATCGAAGCCCACGGCGGGGAAATCCTTCCGACCCTTGCGGATCCCGATGCCTTCGAGGTCGGCAAGAACATCGGCACCAGCGAAGGCAGCGTCGTCTACCGCAACCGCATGATGGAGCTGATCCAGTACGCCCCCACCACCGAGACGGTCCACAAGACCCCGCTGATCATCTTCCCGCCCTGGATCAACAAGTTCTATATCCTTGATCTCAAACCGCAAAACAGCCTGATCAAATGGATTGTGGAACAGGGCTACACGTTGTTCGTGGTCAGCTGGAAGAACCCCGATGACAGCTACGCCGATGTGGGCCTGGAGGATTACGTCGAGGACGGCTACCTGGCCGCCATCGAACAGGTGAAGGAGATCACCGGTCAAAAGCAGGTCAACGCCGTGGGCTATTGCATCGCGGGCACGACGCTGAACCTGACGCTTGCGCTGATGAAAAAGCGGGGCGACAAATCGGTGAAATCCGCGACCTTCTTCACCACGCTCACCGACTTTTCGCAGCAGGGCGAATTCACGCCCTTCCTGCAGGATGATTTCGTCGATGCGATTGAACGCCAGATCAATCAGGACGGCGTGCTCAACAGCTATTTCATGTCCAAGACGATGTCGTTTCTGCGCTCCAAGGACCTGATCTATCAGCCTGCCGTGCGCTCTTACATGATGGGCGAGGCGCCGCCGGCGTTTGACCTGCTGTACTGGAACGGCGACGGCACCAATCTGCCCGGCAAGATGACGAAGCAGTATCTGCGGGGCCTGTGCCAGGGCAACCAACTTGCCGATGAGGGGTTCGAGTTGTGCGGCGAAAGCCTGTCGCTCAAGGACGTCACCGTGCCACTGTGTGCGGTGGCCTGCAAGACGGACCACATCGCCCCTTGGGTCGATTGCTTTCGGGGCGTGACCAAGATGGGATCGCGCAACAAGACGTTCATCCTGTCGGAATCCGGCCACATCGCGGGGATCGTGAACCCGCCGTCGAAGAAGAAATACGGCCACTTCACGAATGCGGACGTGAAAGGGGAAGCCGCCGATTGGTTTGAGGGGGCCAGCTTCAACGAAGGGTCCTGGTGGCCGCAATGGGAAGCATGGCTTGCAAAGCGGTCAGGGGCGCAGATTGCTGCACGTGCACCGGGTGAGGGGGGGCGCGAGATTCTGGCCCCGGCCCCCGGTACCTACGTGTCGGAAGGCAAGAAACACTGA
- a CDS encoding phasin family protein, which yields MAKAATPDFSKYMTEMMASFPMDMSAMTEAFKSQAAVSEKMSKVVLEAAEKSTEISSKWTKDTIAKVGDISSAKDEPADYTKSMTDFASAQAEMAAENMAAFAEIAKKVQMETVELMMAAGKEASEEATAAVKKATADVTTAAKKAATAK from the coding sequence ATGGCAAAAGCTGCAACCCCCGACTTCTCGAAGTACATGACCGAAATGATGGCATCGTTCCCGATGGACATGTCCGCCATGACCGAAGCCTTCAAATCCCAGGCCGCCGTGTCCGAGAAGATGTCCAAAGTGGTTCTCGAAGCCGCCGAGAAATCCACCGAGATTTCCTCCAAGTGGACCAAAGACACCATCGCCAAGGTTGGTGACATCTCTTCCGCCAAGGACGAGCCCGCCGACTACACCAAATCCATGACCGATTTCGCCTCCGCTCAGGCCGAGATGGCTGCCGAGAACATGGCCGCTTTCGCCGAGATCGCGAAAAAAGTGCAGATGGAAACGGTTGAGCTGATGATGGCTGCCGGCAAAGAAGCTTCCGAAGAAGCAACCGCCGCCGTCAAGAAAGCAACTGCTGACGTGACGACTGCTGCCAAGAAAGCCGCAACCGCCAAGTAA
- the phaR gene encoding polyhydroxyalkanoate synthesis repressor PhaR, protein MTDTPKPLLIKRYASRRLYNTETSDYVTLEDIAGFIRDGREVQIVDLKSGDDLTRQYLLQIVADHESRGESVLPIAVLTDLVRSYTTQAQSVVPEFLASSFEMLQQGQSKMMDNMAAIHPMASMPGFDAMRAQQQAFFAAMTGGMPSPSDPEAEATPDDASPSEELDAIKRQLADLQNKLSKM, encoded by the coding sequence ATGACCGATACACCCAAGCCGCTTCTCATCAAGCGCTACGCCAGTCGGCGGCTCTATAATACAGAGACGTCGGACTATGTGACGTTGGAAGATATCGCCGGTTTCATCCGCGATGGGCGCGAGGTTCAGATCGTCGATCTCAAGTCCGGCGATGACCTGACCCGCCAGTATCTTCTGCAAATTGTGGCCGATCACGAATCACGCGGGGAATCGGTGCTGCCGATTGCCGTGTTGACCGATCTGGTGCGCAGCTACACGACCCAGGCCCAATCTGTGGTGCCCGAATTCCTCGCCTCCAGCTTCGAGATGTTGCAGCAGGGGCAATCCAAGATGATGGACAATATGGCGGCGATCCATCCCATGGCCTCCATGCCCGGCTTCGATGCCATGCGCGCGCAGCAACAGGCCTTTTTCGCTGCCATGACCGGGGGGATGCCGTCCCCGTCCGATCCAGAAGCAGAGGCCACCCCGGACGACGCGTCCCCGTCGGAAGAGCTTGACGCCATCAAGCGACAACTTGCGGACCTGCAGAACAAACTCAGCAAGATGTGA
- a CDS encoding aminotransferase — translation MTHYAPNSWEARAEEFSLYGFTDLPSIRDRGTVVVTHGEGPYIFDTNGKKYLDSNSGLWNMVAGFDHKGLAEAAKAQYDRFPGYHAFFGRMSDQTVQLSERLIEVSPWDRGKVFYTNSGSEANDTMVKMLWFMGRAEGAPKKRKILTRGNAYHGVTAVSASMTAKPYNEVFGLPLPGFIHLTCPHYWREGRDGESEADFTKRLAQELEDVIAREGADTIAGFFAEPVLGAGGVIPPPAGYFQAMQAVLKRHDIPLISDEVICGFGRTGNTWGCQTYDFIPDAIISSKALTAGYFPMGAVMLGPQMTDRLQAAIDPIEEFPHGFTASGHPVGCAVALKAIDVVLEEGLMDMVHAGTGRMEAGLREIAKHPNIGELRGVGYMWALEAVREGKTPFEGTLSVSERIANTCTDHGLICRPLGQAVVLCPAFTLTDAQMDEMCEKLDAALRKVFAEIT, via the coding sequence ATGACCCACTACGCCCCCAATTCCTGGGAAGCCCGCGCCGAGGAATTCTCGCTTTACGGCTTCACCGACCTCCCCTCGATCCGCGACCGCGGCACCGTGGTCGTCACCCACGGCGAGGGGCCTTATATCTTTGATACCAATGGCAAAAAGTACCTCGACAGCAATTCCGGGCTTTGGAACATGGTGGCGGGGTTTGACCACAAGGGCCTGGCCGAGGCCGCCAAGGCGCAATACGACCGCTTCCCGGGCTACCACGCGTTTTTCGGGCGCATGTCCGACCAGACGGTGCAACTGTCCGAGCGGTTGATCGAGGTCAGCCCCTGGGATCGGGGCAAGGTGTTCTACACCAACTCGGGCAGCGAGGCGAACGACACCATGGTGAAGATGCTGTGGTTCATGGGCCGCGCAGAGGGGGCACCAAAGAAGCGCAAGATCCTGACGCGCGGCAATGCCTACCACGGGGTGACAGCGGTCAGCGCATCGATGACCGCGAAGCCCTATAACGAGGTCTTCGGGCTGCCCCTGCCCGGTTTCATCCACCTGACCTGCCCGCACTACTGGCGCGAAGGGCGCGACGGGGAAAGCGAGGCCGACTTCACCAAGCGGCTGGCGCAAGAGTTGGAAGACGTCATCGCCCGCGAAGGCGCTGACACGATTGCGGGCTTCTTTGCAGAGCCCGTTCTGGGCGCGGGCGGGGTGATCCCGCCGCCTGCCGGCTACTTCCAGGCCATGCAAGCCGTGTTGAAGCGCCACGACATCCCACTGATTTCAGACGAGGTGATTTGCGGTTTCGGGCGTACCGGGAACACCTGGGGGTGCCAGACCTATGACTTCATTCCCGATGCCATCATCTCTTCCAAGGCGTTGACGGCGGGGTATTTTCCGATGGGCGCCGTGATGCTTGGGCCGCAGATGACGGACCGCCTGCAAGCGGCCATCGACCCGATCGAGGAGTTCCCCCACGGCTTCACCGCCTCGGGCCACCCGGTGGGCTGTGCGGTGGCGCTGAAGGCGATCGACGTGGTGCTGGAAGAGGGCCTGATGGACATGGTCCACGCGGGCACGGGCCGGATGGAAGCGGGGCTGCGAGAGATCGCCAAGCATCCCAACATCGGCGAGCTGCGCGGCGTGGGCTACATGTGGGCGCTGGAAGCGGTGCGCGAGGGCAAGACGCCGTTCGAGGGCACTCTGTCCGTCAGTGAACGCATCGCCAACACCTGCACCGACCACGGGCTGATCTGCCGTCCGCTGGGACAAGCGGTGGTCCTGTGCCCGGCGTTCACCCTGACCGACGCGCAGATGGACGAGATGTGCGAAAAGCTTGATGCAGCCCTGCGCAAGGTCTTCGCAGAGATCACCTGA
- a CDS encoding PRC-barrel domain-containing protein, protein MTRFKTLAATAALATVMAPGFALADAHAPAEMNSGRVGADTMENLIRSSNLIGGTVYTATGEGAMGETDWFEINMYDGVGDGWEMIGTVEDVVLSRDGQLTGFVVEDAGFLGFGDDSVLIEMSSLRMIDDGSGDIHWVTNITEEQFENMEEVEENWY, encoded by the coding sequence ATGACACGCTTCAAGACACTCGCCGCCACCGCCGCCCTCGCCACCGTGATGGCCCCCGGTTTCGCCCTTGCCGATGCCCATGCGCCTGCCGAGATGAACTCTGGCCGCGTCGGTGCCGACACGATGGAAAACCTGATCCGCTCGTCCAACCTGATCGGCGGCACGGTCTACACCGCCACCGGCGAAGGCGCCATGGGCGAGACCGATTGGTTTGAGATCAACATGTACGACGGCGTCGGTGATGGTTGGGAAATGATCGGCACGGTCGAAGATGTCGTGCTGTCGCGTGACGGCCAACTGACGGGCTTCGTCGTGGAAGACGCCGGTTTCCTGGGCTTCGGGGACGACAGCGTTCTGATCGAGATGAGCAGCCTGCGCATGATCGACGACGGCTCCGGTGACATCCACTGGGTGACGAACATCACCGAAGAGCAGTTCGAGAACATGGAAGAAGTCGAAGAAAACTGGTACTGA
- a CDS encoding DegT/DnrJ/EryC1/StrS family aminotransferase, whose translation MSPTAPNVYDAEPIPEAARAEIDRLLQSGDLFRYTAPEDAPVALLEREFAVMMGTKYALAVSSCSAALFLSLEALGLPKGARVMIPAFTFAAVPSSIVHAGMTPVLCEVGENYRVDMNDFMAKLPGIDAVMISHMRGHTSDMDAIEAACNAAGVPLIEDAAHSLGTEWHGRKIGTIGRVGCFSFQSYKLVNAGEGGILITDDADLVARAVIMSGAYEHAWKKHKGPQGQNDPELELAFGRWQNKLPLYNLRMQNLSAAVIRPQLPEVARRVRDGRANHDYVAGVLNTSPWLTVPDPLGPEERAPDSIQFNLQGFETDTEARAFAEAASARGVKVQIFGLSTDNARAFWNWQFIPGDTPDLPQTRAMLMRACDVRLPARLSREDLDFIASALLAAAEDVKSEVRAYGT comes from the coding sequence ATGTCCCCGACCGCGCCAAACGTCTACGACGCCGAACCCATCCCCGAAGCTGCCCGCGCCGAGATTGACCGGCTGCTGCAAAGCGGCGACCTGTTCCGTTATACCGCCCCCGAGGATGCGCCCGTGGCCCTGTTGGAGCGGGAATTCGCAGTAATGATGGGCACGAAATACGCGCTGGCGGTGTCCAGCTGCTCGGCCGCGCTGTTCCTGTCGCTGGAGGCCCTGGGTCTGCCCAAGGGCGCGCGCGTGATGATCCCGGCCTTCACCTTTGCCGCTGTGCCATCGTCCATCGTCCATGCGGGCATGACGCCGGTGCTGTGCGAAGTGGGTGAGAATTACCGCGTGGATATGAATGATTTCATGGCGAAGTTGCCGGGCATCGATGCGGTGATGATCAGCCATATGCGGGGCCACACCTCGGACATGGACGCGATCGAGGCCGCATGCAACGCGGCCGGTGTGCCTCTGATCGAGGATGCGGCCCATTCGTTGGGGACCGAGTGGCACGGCCGCAAGATTGGCACGATTGGCCGCGTCGGCTGCTTCAGTTTCCAGTCCTACAAACTGGTGAACGCGGGCGAAGGCGGCATCCTGATCACCGACGACGCAGACCTTGTGGCGCGTGCGGTGATCATGTCGGGCGCCTATGAGCATGCGTGGAAGAAGCACAAGGGCCCGCAAGGCCAGAACGATCCAGAGTTGGAACTGGCCTTCGGGCGCTGGCAGAACAAGCTGCCGCTGTACAACCTGCGGATGCAGAACCTGAGCGCGGCGGTCATCCGCCCGCAGTTGCCCGAAGTGGCGCGCCGCGTGCGCGATGGGCGCGCGAACCACGACTATGTGGCGGGCGTGCTGAACACCTCTCCGTGGCTGACGGTTCCCGACCCGCTGGGGCCGGAAGAACGCGCGCCGGATTCGATCCAGTTCAACCTGCAAGGCTTCGAGACAGACACCGAGGCCCGCGCCTTTGCCGAGGCCGCCAGCGCTCGTGGCGTAAAGGTGCAGATCTTCGGCCTGTCCACCGACAACGCGCGGGCCTTCTGGAACTGGCAATTCATTCCAGGCGACACACCCGACCTGCCACAGACCCGCGCCATGCTGATGCGCGCCTGCGACGTGCGCCTGCCCGCACGGCTGAGCCGCGAGGACCTGGACTTCATCGCAAGCGCCCTGCTGGCGGCAGCCGAGGACGTGAAATCCGAGGTGCGCGCCTACGGCACCTGA
- a CDS encoding NAD(P)/FAD-dependent oxidoreductase, translating to MSALYRNDRPGHHAPSVYAAELEPPEHLPLTGSVRVDVAVIGAGFTGLWAALTLARAGRSVVVLDAHRVGFGASGRNGGQVQSGYNMGQRALEERFGKDRARALWDLSEAGKAQLRAICDTALKTHFRPGIAHGEYDKLALADARFEAEHMARHYDVNIEVMGQAAFADLVRAPAYVGGTLDESGGHVQPLAYALALSREAHAAGAVIHERTEVTDLEMGHRAVLHTPRGRVDAGHVIVAGNGYLPNILPQVNRRVMPINSFIAATEPLPERWQEVLARDIAVSDSRFVVNYYRFDHEKRFLFGGRESYSIGFPSDIQTALVARMERLFPQLSGVRVDHVWGGSLGITPSRLPHVARVAPNVLSGAGFSGHGVGLSGMAGRVMAEAVLGQEDGLATFEALKIPAFPGGTALRAPILTLAMSWFALRDRIGF from the coding sequence ATGAGCGCCCTCTATCGAAACGACCGCCCCGGCCACCATGCGCCCTCGGTCTATGCCGCCGAGTTGGAGCCGCCCGAGCATCTGCCGCTGACAGGCTCCGTCAGGGTCGATGTTGCGGTGATAGGCGCGGGTTTCACCGGGCTGTGGGCGGCGCTGACGCTGGCGCGCGCGGGGCGCAGCGTGGTCGTTCTGGATGCGCACCGGGTTGGATTCGGCGCCTCGGGGCGCAATGGCGGGCAGGTGCAATCCGGCTACAACATGGGGCAAAGGGCGCTGGAAGAGCGGTTCGGCAAGGATCGTGCCCGCGCCCTGTGGGACCTTTCGGAAGCCGGGAAGGCGCAACTTCGCGCGATCTGCGACACCGCGCTCAAAACGCATTTTCGCCCCGGCATCGCGCACGGCGAATACGACAAACTGGCCCTTGCCGATGCCAGGTTCGAGGCCGAGCACATGGCCCGTCATTATGACGTCAACATCGAGGTCATGGGCCAGGCGGCCTTCGCCGACCTGGTCAGGGCGCCCGCGTATGTGGGCGGCACACTGGATGAAAGCGGCGGGCATGTGCAGCCCCTGGCCTATGCCCTGGCCCTTTCCCGCGAGGCGCACGCGGCGGGCGCGGTGATCCACGAGCGGACGGAAGTGACCGACTTGGAAATGGGGCATCGCGCGGTCCTGCACACGCCACGGGGGCGCGTGGATGCGGGCCATGTGATCGTGGCGGGCAACGGCTACCTGCCCAATATCCTGCCGCAGGTGAACCGGCGCGTTATGCCGATCAACTCGTTCATTGCCGCGACCGAGCCCCTGCCCGAGCGTTGGCAAGAGGTTCTGGCCCGCGATATCGCCGTGTCCGACAGCAGGTTCGTGGTGAACTACTATCGCTTCGACCATGAAAAGCGGTTCCTGTTCGGCGGCCGCGAAAGCTACTCCATCGGCTTCCCCAGCGACATCCAGACCGCCCTTGTGGCGCGGATGGAGCGGCTGTTTCCGCAACTGTCGGGCGTGCGAGTTGACCATGTCTGGGGCGGATCGCTTGGGATAACGCCGTCACGCCTGCCCCATGTGGCGCGGGTGGCGCCCAACGTCTTGTCGGGGGCCGGTTTCTCGGGCCACGGGGTGGGTTTGTCCGGCATGGCGGGCCGCGTGATGGCCGAGGCCGTTCTGGGCCAGGAAGACGGCCTTGCCACATTCGAGGCGCTGAAAATCCCTGCGTTTCCAGGGGGAACAGCGCTGCGCGCGCCGATCCTGACCCTTGCGATGTCGTGGTTTGCGTTGCGCGACCGCATCGGTTTCTAA
- a CDS encoding glutamine synthetase family protein, whose amino-acid sequence MIPAEFIAKLPEIARKYLDGRTLDEVECIVADLAGVARGKAMPGAKFARQAQFYLPNSIFFQTITGDWADTVADGFTEPDMILTPDFDTALPAPWTADWTLQVIHDITDQKGDPVSFAPRNVLKRVVALYNAKGWQPIVAPEMEFYLVAPNTDPAREIEPPMGRSGRRAAARQAYSMSAVDEYGQVIDDIYDFADAMGLEIDGILQEGGAGQIELNLRHGDPVKLADEMFFFKRMIREAALKHDMYATFMAKPIAGEPGSAMHIHHSVVDAATGQNIFSDEGGAETPEFMHFIGGMQRNMPAVIALLAPYVNSYRRYVPDFAAPINLEWGRDNRTTGLRVPVSDASARRVENRLPGMDCNPYLGIAASLATGYLGLIEGEGPSDEFTGDAYSAESGVPRGLGDALGLLETNLGVQQVLGAEFCRIYAAVKQLEYTEFLHVISPWEREHLLLNV is encoded by the coding sequence ATGATCCCCGCCGAGTTCATCGCCAAGCTGCCCGAGATTGCGCGAAAATACCTCGACGGGCGCACCCTGGATGAGGTCGAATGCATCGTCGCGGACCTTGCAGGCGTGGCGCGGGGCAAAGCCATGCCCGGCGCGAAATTCGCGCGGCAGGCGCAATTCTACCTGCCCAACTCGATCTTTTTCCAAACCATCACTGGCGATTGGGCCGATACCGTCGCCGATGGTTTCACCGAGCCCGACATGATCCTGACCCCGGATTTCGATACTGCCCTGCCCGCGCCCTGGACCGCCGACTGGACGCTGCAGGTGATCCACGACATCACCGATCAGAAAGGCGACCCGGTCAGCTTCGCGCCGCGCAACGTCCTCAAGCGCGTGGTCGCGCTTTACAACGCCAAGGGCTGGCAGCCGATCGTCGCGCCCGAGATGGAGTTTTACCTCGTCGCCCCCAACACCGACCCGGCCCGTGAAATCGAGCCGCCCATGGGCCGCTCCGGCAGGCGTGCCGCCGCGCGGCAGGCCTATTCCATGTCTGCCGTGGATGAATACGGGCAAGTCATCGATGACATCTACGACTTTGCCGATGCCATGGGGTTGGAGATCGACGGCATCCTGCAGGAAGGCGGCGCCGGACAGATCGAGTTGAACCTGCGCCACGGCGATCCCGTCAAGCTGGCCGATGAAATGTTCTTCTTCAAGCGGATGATTCGAGAGGCCGCGCTCAAGCACGACATGTACGCCACCTTCATGGCCAAACCCATCGCCGGAGAGCCGGGATCAGCCATGCATATCCACCACTCCGTCGTCGATGCGGCGACAGGCCAGAACATCTTCTCGGACGAAGGGGGCGCGGAGACGCCGGAATTCATGCATTTCATCGGCGGGATGCAACGCAACATGCCCGCCGTGATCGCCCTTCTGGCGCCCTACGTGAACAGCTACCGCCGCTACGTCCCCGATTTTGCCGCGCCGATTAACCTTGAATGGGGGCGTGACAACCGCACCACCGGGCTGCGGGTGCCGGTTTCGGACGCCTCTGCGCGGCGGGTGGAGAACCGGCTTCCGGGGATGGATTGCAACCCCTACCTCGGGATCGCGGCCAGCCTGGCCACCGGGTATCTGGGCTTGATCGAGGGCGAAGGCCCCTCCGATGAATTCACCGGAGACGCCTATTCGGCGGAATCGGGCGTGCCGCGCGGGCTTGGCGATGCGCTGGGACTTCTGGAAACCAACCTCGGCGTTCAACAAGTTCTGGGCGCGGAATTCTGCCGCATCTACGCCGCCGTCAAGCAGTTGGAATATACCGAGTTCCTCCACGTCATCAGCCCCTGGGAGCGGGAGCATTTGTTGCTGAATGTCTGA
- a CDS encoding type 1 glutamine amidotransferase, with amino-acid sequence MHLGILQTGHVPAEVAATDGPYATLFGNLFAHRGFTQTLWSVVDGEFPPGPEAADAWLVTGSRHGAYEDHPWIPPLEELIRAIRDANIPLVGSCFGHQIIAQALGGTVEKFKDGWSVGRTDYTVGDRTLSLNAWHQDQVTRLPPGATVHASSDFCANAIVAIGPRILTTQPHPEFENTVIETLITLKGDAVAPDRVAHAKAQLPLPNDNRLIADWLADVLEGADATQAPAFARKMPA; translated from the coding sequence ATGCACCTCGGCATCCTGCAAACCGGCCACGTCCCCGCTGAAGTCGCCGCCACCGACGGCCCCTACGCCACGCTTTTCGGCAACCTCTTCGCGCATCGGGGTTTTACGCAAACCCTCTGGTCCGTTGTCGATGGGGAGTTCCCGCCAGGCCCCGAGGCCGCCGACGCCTGGCTTGTCACCGGCTCCAGACATGGCGCCTATGAAGATCACCCCTGGATCCCCCCGCTGGAAGAGCTGATTCGTGCCATCCGCGATGCGAATATCCCCCTCGTCGGCTCCTGCTTCGGGCATCAGATCATCGCCCAGGCCCTTGGCGGTACGGTCGAGAAATTCAAGGACGGCTGGTCCGTGGGTCGCACCGATTACACGGTCGGCGACCGGACCCTGTCCCTGAACGCCTGGCACCAGGACCAGGTCACTCGCTTGCCCCCGGGCGCAACGGTCCATGCCTCCTCGGACTTCTGCGCCAATGCCATTGTCGCCATCGGCCCGCGCATCCTGACGACGCAACCGCATCCAGAGTTCGAGAACACCGTGATCGAAACCCTCATCACGCTGAAAGGCGACGCGGTGGCACCCGATCGCGTGGCCCACGCCAAGGCGCAGCTACCCCTGCCCAACGACAACCGCCTGATCGCCGATTGGTTGGCCGATGTGCTGGAAGGCGCGGATGCCACCCAAGCCCCGGCCTTTGCCCGAAAGATGCCCGCATGA